TTTTTAGTGTTTATAACAACTATAAATACTGTAGCCAGAAATGGCAGCACGCAGACGAATATAACTATAAAACGTGTATTAACGATGGATATAGTCGAAACCAAACACTTCCGTAAAGTTTTATTAAAAGAAACCATTGTCGGTTTGATGCTAGGATTATCTTTGGCACTAATTAATGTTGGTAGATTATCTATATTTTTAGCTTCGACAGGAGATTTATTATACAACGTAAAAGCAACTTGAGCAATAATTATCGGTTCTAGTTTTTCATTAGTAATTGCCATGGCTTTACTTTCGTTTATTTCGGCTTTAATACCCATTTTATATGTTAAACATCACAAAGATCCATCAAACAGTTCTTTAGTAATGTTAAATGCTTTTGCAGAACTTATAACATCATTAATAGTGTTTGGAGTTACAATAGGTTTTTTAAACATATTCATTCATTAATAAATTTAAAATCTGAGGCTACTCGGATTTTATTTTTTATTTCCATATTTTTACGAATTTACACATTGATAAATTCATAGCGTTAAAAGAGGTTTGAAAAAATATTTAAACTGAACAATCTATAAAAAATGCAATTCCATATTATGTTATAATTTAACTTATTATTAATTAAATTAGAATATTAAATTTAAATAGATCACACAATATTTTAAGGAAGTGAATTATGGATAAATACTCAATAAGAGAATTATTAGAAAAACCAGAAAAATTTAACAATAAACAAATTACTATGAGCGCTTGAGTTTCGGCTAACCGCGGTAATAAAAAAATACGTTTTATCGAATTAAATGACGGGTCAACTGTAAATAACTTGCAAGTAATATTCAAAGGACAAGAATTTAACTTTGATGAATTAGATCAAATACACAACGGAGCAGCAGTTGCTGTCGACGGAACTGTATCACTAACACCCAATGCACCTCAACCGCTAGAGGTTATTGCATCAAAAATTAACATTTTAAGAGATACTGATTTGGATTACCCAATTCAAAAACAAACAATAAATCTTGAAACTTTAAGAGAAATACCCCACTTAAGACACAGAACAAACATCATTCGAACTACGATGATTATTAGATCGGCTTTAGCGTTAGAAATGCATAATTATTTCAATGAAAACGGATTTTTATACTTTAACGCCCCAATTATTACATCTAATGATGGTGAAGGAGCAGGAGAAACATTTGAGGTTTCAGATTCAAACTCTAAAAATCCATTTTTTGGTGATGATAGAAAACCAACTTTGGGAGTTACTGGTCAATTACACGCCGAGAGTTATGTAGTTGGATTTAAAAAAGTTTATACATTTGCGCCAACTTTCAGAGCTGAACACTCAAATACAAAAAAACATGCGGCTGAATTTTGAATGATTGAACCCGAAATGGCTTTTGCCGACTTAAAAGACATCATCAATTTAGCTGATGATTGTTTAAAAACAGTAATTAAAAGAACAATCGAAAAACATCCAAATGAATTCGATTATTTAACCAGAAACGTTGACTCTAACTTATTAACCAGACTAAATAGTTTTATTAACACAAAGTTAAGTGTTATAGACTATAGAGATGCATTAGTGGAATTAAACAAAGTAAAAGATAGATTCGAAGAACAAAATATCGAGTTTGGTTTAGATTTCGGAACTGAACACGAAAGATATCTAGCGGAACAAGTTTTTAACGGCCCAGTAGCAGTTATTAACTTCCCTAAGGAATTTAAAGCATTCTATATGCATCAAAATCCTGATGGTAATACCGTTGCATCATTTGACTTATTAGTGCCTGGTATCGGTGAATTGGTGGGCGGAAGCCAACGTGAAGTTATTTATGATAAATTGCTACAAAGAACTAAGGAAGTAGGAATAAATCAAGAGGAATTACAATGATATCTTGATTTAAGACGTTTCGGAGACTGTGGATCGAGCGGTTTTGGAATTGGATTCGAAAGATTGGTAATGTATGTTACTGGAATGGATAATATTAGAGATGTTATTCCATATCCACGTACCTCAGGCAATATTAAAATGTAAGGAGCGAAAATGAAATTATCAATTATTACCCCAGCAATCAATGATTGAAAGGAATTAGATTATCTTTTACAAACATTAAAGCTACAAGATAATCAAGATTTTGAAACAATTTGCGTTATTACAAAACCATCTAAAAAGATGTATCAAATTCTTGAAAATGCTTTACAGTTTTTTGGTTCAAGATTTAAGTTTATAGTGAACATGAAACGTAAAAGTATTCAAAGTGACATAGTAGCTGCATTGCATTTAGTCAAAAATAATTATGTATATATTTTGAACGCAGACGCAATGATTAAGAAAAATTTTGTTAGAACAGTGACCAACAAACTTAATGATGTTCAACCCGATATCATTGAATTTAAACCGGTGTTAACAGGTTCGATTAAATGAAAACCTATGCCAAGATTAGAATCTGATGTTTTAATGAATATCAGTTCAAACCCTAAATTTGTAGCCTATGCTTTTCCATTTATTTTTAACAAAATTTTTAAAAAATCATTCATTGAACAATTTGCAAGATATCGTGTTAAAGAACTTAATGACACAAAATTTGCTACCGAATTATTGTATTTTATGTTAGTAAATGCTACTACATATCAATTTTGAAATATTCAATTAGTTAAAGAAAATATTTCTTCAGCTACTTGATTTACACCAAGAAATTTCGTTGCTCAATTTAGAATAATTGAAAATTATCTTGAAACAACCAATACTAAGTTAACTCAAGAACTGGCATATGCTCAATTATATTTCTTGCAAATAGTCTTGGCAGGATTCTTAGATTCATGAGAATTCTCAGTATTTAAAGTGTTACAATACATATTTGAATCTCGTAGTGATTTCTCAGAGAAAAGAGCTGATAAATATTTAGAAGATTTACAAAAATATTTAACGAAATATCACAATGAAAATCAACAAGTATTTTTAACTAATATTTATCTAAATACTCAAAACCCAGAATCAACATATTTAAAGAAACTGCCTGAATTTAGAAAAACTGAACCTATTTATAAATCTCTATAATGACGAAATTACTTCATAAAAATGTTACATTTTGACATCGTTTTGCTGCCAATATAATTGATTTTTGTTTATTTTCGATAATTTTAATTCTTCTATACAAATCATTTATAATCTCACGCCAAAAACTAACTGTCATTGATTGATATAGTTTTTTGGCCATGGGATTGTTAATTAACTATTCATTATTTATTATGATTCCTTATTTTTGGAATGGTCGAAGTCTAGGCCAAATAATATTAAGAATTCAAATATTGAATACTAAGCCAACTAATAAAATACTTAATATTTTGAGAACAAATATCCCTAGTTGAGGTTTGTATTCATTAATCACTTTACTATTTCTATGCGGCGTAATGCCTTGACAAATAGATTTTATATCATCACTCAATGATATTTCAAACTTTATAAATGACCCTAATTTACCATTAAACCTAAGATTTATTGCTAGAATTATCGCAACATTATCTGGGTTTTGGTCAATTATAAACCTTTTAAATTACTGTTTTATCTTAGCATCAAAAAATAGACGTGGGATTTATGACCGGATTCTAGGATTTAGAATCGTATATATCAAACACTACAGCGTTTCCCAAAAGATGGACGAAATAAAACTAATACCACATCAGGTTAATAAAACTGAAATCATTTTTCACGAGGAGGAACATGAATAAGACTGCCCAAATACTAGAAGGCCTAAATAAAGAACAAAAAGAAGCTTTATTATATTTTGATGGGCCATTAAGAATCATTGCTGGTGCCGGATCAGGTAAAACTAGAGTTTTAACTCGTAAAATTGCCTATTTAATTAATGAATTAGGTATTGCCCCTGCTGAAATATTGGCTTTAACATTTACCAATAAAGCAGCAAATGAAATGAGTCAACGTATCAGACAATACACAACAGTCGAACCATCAAAAATTCAGGTCTCAACATTTCACTCACTATGTTCTAGGATTTTAAGAAAAGAAGCTTTTCATTTAAATTTGGATAATGATTTTCAAATTATTGATGCCGTTGACCAAAAAACAATTATGAAACGCATTTTCAGTGAATTGCAACTTGGCGAAATAGACGGAGCATTCAATTCTAGCGAAATTTTGAAAATGATTTCGTTAGCCAAAAACAAGAATTACACTGCAGACGAACTAGTTCACGAATTAAACGAAGATTCGCCTGAAGATCAAACCATTAATGAAGCGATTGGTAAAATTTTTACACGCTATAATGAATATTTACAAAATCAAAAAAGTTTAGATTTTGATGATTTAATCATTAAAGTTCATAATTTATTTGTAAATAAACCTGACATAGCAAAAATTTGAGCAAATAATTATTCATACATTATGGTCGATGAGTTTCAAGATACATCTCGTATGCAATACGAAATAGTTAAAAGATTAACAAGTCCTGACACACAATTAACAATTGTTGGTGATCCAGATCAAACGATATACACATGACGTGGTGCTGATGTTAATTTGATCTTGAATTTTGATAAAGATTTTGCAAATACAAAAACTATAATTCTAAACGAAAATTACCGTTCAACACAAACAATTCTTGATGCTGCTAACAGTCTAATTAAATATAATAAAAATAGATTTAGCAAAGACTTAATCACAAACAACGAAAAAGGTGAACCTATTGAATATATGCATGCTTTTAGCAATGAAGCAGAAGCTAGATGAGTTGTTCAAACAATTAATCGTTTGAAAAAGCAAAAAATTCAACTTAAAAATATCGCTATATTCTACCGTTCAAATTATTATTCAAGACCTTTTGAAGAAGAACTGATTAAAGAAAATATTAACCATAAAATTTTCAATGGCCAAAAATTCTTCCAACGCAAAGAAATTAAAGACGCTTTAGCTTACTTACGTTTAATTTATGATGGGTTAGATTTGTCTTTATTAAGAATTATTAATACTCCCGCAAGAAAAATTGGGAAACAAACACTGTCTAATCTTCAAAAGTTTGCTGAATCTAAGTCATTAAGCCTTTATGAATCACTTAATACTTATGTTAAAGAATTACCTGCTACCAATGAAGTTAAAATGAATGTCGCTCGTTTAATGTCTACGGTTAATAAATACCGCATGGCTCTAAAAACAAATGCTATTCATCTAGTGTTGGAAAAATTTCTAACAACAATCGGTTACTTTGATTATTTAGCAACTGATGTTACATTAAAGGGAACCGGTAAAGATAATGTTAATGAGCTAATCCGTTCTATAAAAAACTGAGAAAACAATAATAAAGGTAAAAATATCAAAGACTATTTAGAATTTGTTTCCTTATTATCGGCCGGTGATGATTATGATAACTCAACAAACTACGTAACCTTAATGACTGTGCATTCAGCCAAAGGTCTTGAATTCGACAATATTTTCATGGTTGGGATGTCGGAACAAATTTTCCCACATCACCACGCATTAAATTCAAGCAATCGTGAACACCTAGAAGAAGAGAGAAGACTTGCTTATGTTGGTATAACACGTGCAAAACAAAGACTTTTTATTTCTGATTCTCGGGGCTATCTAATTGGAACCAACACCGAAAAAGAACCTTCTCGTTTCATTGCAGAAACTGGATTAGATATTAATAAATTTATCCTACAGAGAAACATAATTGATACAGATTTCAATGAATTAACTGATGAAAAATCAATCAAAGATATCAATCGTTCTATGGTTGTTGGTGATATTATTGCCCATACACATTTTGGTGAAGGGACCGTTCTTGAAGTTAGGGGAGATACAATAGTGGTTCGTTTTGTTTCATCTAATTCAGAAAAAACCCTATCTAAAAACCACCCTTCAATTAGATTGTTACGCCAAGAAGGTACCAATTAATGTCTACTAACAATTCTCTAAAAGATGTAGCTCAAAAATCAAATGTCGATCTTAGTTTATTGCTTTCTGGGTGTTTAATAGCTTTTATAGTTTTTGCGTGTTTATTAATTTATGCAATTACAGTGTTAGTCAAATCAAAAAAAGCAAGTGACGAGGGTTTACTAATTATAAAAATTAATACAAAACAAAAATGAGCAATGCGTTTAACTCCGATATCGTTAAGTTCATGTTTAACTTTTGACACCGGTGCCGATACAATGTTGCCAAATAAATTTTATAAAATAAATTGATTTTTATCGCATTTCGACTCTGTAACAAGAGTTGAATTAGAAAATATACTTCAAAAAATGCCTGACTCAAAAAGATATTCAGTCAAGGGTTATTTGAATCACGAATTGACTAAAAACACCATTAATAATTTAACACTCAAAAATTTCGGAATTAAAATAGATGAAATACCTTTAAGAATTAAAATTTCAGGAGATTCAGATAATAATTACTATGTATCTATATCATGAAGAATTCTCAAAGAAGTCGATACTAAAACCGCTTTGAATTTAAATATTTGCAATATAGAACAATTAATAGGCTTGAATCAAAATAATTTAATTTCTTTCGCTTTAATTCCAAATATTAATTTATTTCAAAAAGGCCCTTCTAAATTACAATGAATTAAAATTTGTAATTTATTAAAAATAAGAGCTTCGAAGACAGAATTAATTCACTATGAAGGCGTATTGTATTTTGTAAACGCCAAAACAAATTCACATAGTTTTGACAGAAGAGCAAAAAAATTTAATAAAGTAGTTGCTTCAATCGTAAAAGATCTAAAGTTTAATGGCTTAGTTGACTATGCAGCAGTAGTTGCTTCAAAAAAAATTAATAACAATAAAGAGTTAGAAAACTTCATTTACAAAGCTAAGTTTTTATTGCATAATCAAATGAACACCGATCGAGATAAGTCATATTTGTCATGAAATATTGATGATTCTCGCGATCAAGAATTAGAAGAATTTAAAGTTAAAATTAAGGATTATGAGTCGAAAATATCAACAGCTAGTTTTATCAAGGAAGTTAGCCAAGTATTAAATGTTTCAAACAACAAAAAGACCTCATTACAAGTCATTTATGGAAAAATGGCCGGCGTAAATAATGATGATATAAACTTTTACAATAAATTTCTATATTACAGTATGTTATACACATTTTCGGCAAATAAATATTTAATTGATGCTTCAGAAACTGGCACTTCATTACTATTGCACACCACTGATTTAGTTCTATCTGAAAATTTAGATAAATTAGCGCGTGCTTATACTTTATTTATCCTTCATCCGCATTCAAACAGTTTCGATTTA
This genomic interval from Mycoplasma miroungigenitalium contains the following:
- the asnS gene encoding asparagine--tRNA ligase; its protein translation is MDKYSIRELLEKPEKFNNKQITMSAWVSANRGNKKIRFIELNDGSTVNNLQVIFKGQEFNFDELDQIHNGAAVAVDGTVSLTPNAPQPLEVIASKINILRDTDLDYPIQKQTINLETLREIPHLRHRTNIIRTTMIIRSALALEMHNYFNENGFLYFNAPIITSNDGEGAGETFEVSDSNSKNPFFGDDRKPTLGVTGQLHAESYVVGFKKVYTFAPTFRAEHSNTKKHAAEFWMIEPEMAFADLKDIINLADDCLKTVIKRTIEKHPNEFDYLTRNVDSNLLTRLNSFINTKLSVIDYRDALVELNKVKDRFEEQNIEFGLDFGTEHERYLAEQVFNGPVAVINFPKEFKAFYMHQNPDGNTVASFDLLVPGIGELVGGSQREVIYDKLLQRTKEVGINQEELQWYLDLRRFGDCGSSGFGIGFERLVMYVTGMDNIRDVIPYPRTSGNIKM
- a CDS encoding glycosyltransferase family A protein, producing the protein MKLSIITPAINDWKELDYLLQTLKLQDNQDFETICVITKPSKKMYQILENALQFFGSRFKFIVNMKRKSIQSDIVAALHLVKNNYVYILNADAMIKKNFVRTVTNKLNDVQPDIIEFKPVLTGSIKWKPMPRLESDVLMNISSNPKFVAYAFPFIFNKIFKKSFIEQFARYRVKELNDTKFATELLYFMLVNATTYQFWNIQLVKENISSATWFTPRNFVAQFRIIENYLETTNTKLTQELAYAQLYFLQIVLAGFLDSWEFSVFKVLQYIFESRSDFSEKRADKYLEDLQKYLTKYHNENQQVFLTNIYLNTQNPESTYLKKLPEFRKTEPIYKSL
- a CDS encoding RDD family protein; its protein translation is MTKLLHKNVTFWHRFAANIIDFCLFSIILILLYKSFIISRQKLTVIDWYSFLAMGLLINYSLFIMIPYFWNGRSLGQIILRIQILNTKPTNKILNILRTNIPSWGLYSLITLLFLCGVMPWQIDFISSLNDISNFINDPNLPLNLRFIARIIATLSGFWSIINLLNYCFILASKNRRGIYDRILGFRIVYIKHYSVSQKMDEIKLIPHQVNKTEIIFHEEEHE
- a CDS encoding ATP-dependent helicase, whose amino-acid sequence is MNKTAQILEGLNKEQKEALLYFDGPLRIIAGAGSGKTRVLTRKIAYLINELGIAPAEILALTFTNKAANEMSQRIRQYTTVEPSKIQVSTFHSLCSRILRKEAFHLNLDNDFQIIDAVDQKTIMKRIFSELQLGEIDGAFNSSEILKMISLAKNKNYTADELVHELNEDSPEDQTINEAIGKIFTRYNEYLQNQKSLDFDDLIIKVHNLFVNKPDIAKIWANNYSYIMVDEFQDTSRMQYEIVKRLTSPDTQLTIVGDPDQTIYTWRGADVNLILNFDKDFANTKTIILNENYRSTQTILDAANSLIKYNKNRFSKDLITNNEKGEPIEYMHAFSNEAEARWVVQTINRLKKQKIQLKNIAIFYRSNYYSRPFEEELIKENINHKIFNGQKFFQRKEIKDALAYLRLIYDGLDLSLLRIINTPARKIGKQTLSNLQKFAESKSLSLYESLNTYVKELPATNEVKMNVARLMSTVNKYRMALKTNAIHLVLEKFLTTIGYFDYLATDVTLKGTGKDNVNELIRSIKNWENNNKGKNIKDYLEFVSLLSAGDDYDNSTNYVTLMTVHSAKGLEFDNIFMVGMSEQIFPHHHALNSSNREHLEEERRLAYVGITRAKQRLFISDSRGYLIGTNTEKEPSRFIAETGLDINKFILQRNIIDTDFNELTDEKSIKDINRSMVVGDIIAHTHFGEGTVLEVRGDTIVVRFVSSNSEKTLSKNHPSIRLLRQEGTN
- a CDS encoding MHO_4530 family protein — translated: MSTNNSLKDVAQKSNVDLSLLLSGCLIAFIVFACLLIYAITVLVKSKKASDEGLLIIKINTKQKWAMRLTPISLSSCLTFDTGADTMLPNKFYKINWFLSHFDSVTRVELENILQKMPDSKRYSVKGYLNHELTKNTINNLTLKNFGIKIDEIPLRIKISGDSDNNYYVSISWRILKEVDTKTALNLNICNIEQLIGLNQNNLISFALIPNINLFQKGPSKLQWIKICNLLKIRASKTELIHYEGVLYFVNAKTNSHSFDRRAKKFNKVVASIVKDLKFNGLVDYAAVVASKKINNNKELENFIYKAKFLLHNQMNTDRDKSYLSWNIDDSRDQELEEFKVKIKDYESKISTASFIKEVSQVLNVSNNKKTSLQVIYGKMAGVNNDDINFYNKFLYYSMLYTFSANKYLIDASETGTSLLLHTTDLVLSENLDKLARAYTLFILHPHSNSFDLNIIDNILKKIPKKTMKIGLYIEEITPKLLNYIETGTIHNFVISSSLSQKFATNIETYLKLLNLTKTTAQIENTRVLWENLPENTQQYHKDKLKIKYSYVNKYIS